From Halomicrobium salinisoli, the proteins below share one genomic window:
- the glyA gene encoding serine hydroxymethyltransferase, with product MHDEHLRATDPAVADALSGEVERQNDTLAMIASENHVSEAVLEAQGSVLTNKYAEGYPGERYYGGCEYADEVEEIAIERAKELWGAEHVNVQPHAGSQANMGVYLAMLEPGDRILSLDLTHGGHLSHGHPANFAGQVYEVEQYEIDPETGYVDYEALHDHAEEFDPDIIVSGYSAYPREVEWETIQETADAVGAYHLADIAHITGLVAAGVHSSPVGVADFVTGSTHKTIRAGRGGIIMCDEEYADDIDSAVFPGMQGGPLMHNVAGKAVGFGEALRPEFQDYAEQTVANAQALADRLQEHGLELVSGGTDNHLVLIDLRPSHPDTPGKDVEEALEEAGIVLNANTVPGETRSAFNPSGIRAGTPGLTTRGFDEDACREVADLIYEVVDAPDDDAVVAEVSDRVDELTDEYPLYGDDSEGLVFE from the coding sequence ATGCACGACGAGCACCTCCGGGCGACGGACCCCGCCGTGGCCGACGCCCTCTCGGGCGAGGTAGAGCGCCAGAACGACACGCTGGCGATGATCGCCAGCGAGAACCACGTCAGCGAGGCCGTCCTCGAGGCCCAGGGCTCGGTCCTGACCAACAAGTACGCCGAGGGCTACCCCGGCGAGCGCTACTACGGCGGCTGCGAGTACGCCGACGAGGTCGAGGAGATCGCCATCGAGCGCGCGAAGGAACTGTGGGGCGCCGAGCACGTCAACGTCCAGCCCCACGCCGGCTCGCAGGCCAACATGGGCGTCTACCTGGCGATGCTCGAACCCGGCGACAGGATCCTCTCGCTGGACCTGACCCACGGCGGCCACCTCTCTCACGGCCACCCGGCGAACTTCGCCGGCCAGGTCTACGAGGTCGAGCAGTACGAGATCGACCCGGAGACGGGCTACGTCGACTACGAGGCGCTGCACGACCACGCCGAGGAGTTCGACCCGGACATCATCGTCTCGGGCTACTCCGCGTACCCGCGCGAGGTCGAGTGGGAGACCATCCAGGAGACCGCCGACGCCGTCGGCGCCTACCACCTCGCGGACATCGCGCACATCACGGGCCTCGTCGCCGCGGGCGTCCACTCCTCGCCCGTCGGCGTCGCCGACTTCGTCACGGGCTCGACCCACAAGACGATCCGCGCGGGCCGCGGCGGCATCATCATGTGCGACGAGGAGTACGCCGACGACATCGACTCGGCCGTCTTCCCCGGCATGCAGGGCGGTCCCCTGATGCACAACGTCGCCGGCAAGGCCGTCGGCTTCGGCGAGGCGCTCCGGCCCGAGTTCCAGGACTACGCCGAGCAGACCGTGGCCAACGCGCAGGCGCTGGCCGACCGCCTCCAGGAGCACGGCCTCGAACTCGTCTCCGGCGGCACCGACAACCACCTCGTCCTGATCGACCTCCGGCCCTCGCACCCGGACACGCCCGGCAAGGACGTCGAGGAGGCGCTGGAGGAGGCCGGCATCGTCCTCAACGCCAACACCGTCCCCGGCGAGACCCGCTCGGCGTTCAACCCCTCGGGCATCCGCGCCGGCACGCCCGGCCTGACCACCCGCGGCTTCGACGAGGACGCCTGCCGCGAGGTCGCCGACCTCATCTACGAGGTCGTCGACGCGCCCGACGACGACGCCGTCGTCGCGGAGGTCTCCGACCGCGTCGACGAGCTCACCGACGAGTACCCGCTGTACGGCGACGACAGCGAAGGCCTCGTCTTCGAGTAG
- the tbsP gene encoding transcriptional regulator TbsP has protein sequence MTADTILEREVTDVLATVFDDASGPVYAVNPSRAAIGDIVTALGEHADPPTVRLLAADRLLKDVMDDFIVASRAADLVDEGLLELKVLEDAPNHSLLVTGDSVVAVVDVGEQVAGLTTDDGDFVEGADDYYADEWERAEAYSLRTPPISQVRETLESDIGPEAASDFEGVLASLQTARGDGDGLDEVTISLLVAAKNGELLYDISKWGEDIGLASKATFSRTKTTLEDMGLIDTEKVPIDVGRPRLRLMLGDERLQGADTDELANVAQSMLAS, from the coding sequence ATGACTGCCGATACGATCCTGGAACGTGAGGTCACCGACGTGCTCGCGACGGTGTTCGACGACGCGTCGGGGCCGGTGTACGCTGTGAACCCCTCTCGGGCCGCTATCGGAGATATCGTCACCGCGCTCGGCGAGCACGCGGACCCGCCCACGGTGCGACTGCTGGCGGCCGACCGGCTGCTGAAGGACGTCATGGACGACTTCATCGTCGCGAGCCGCGCCGCCGACCTCGTCGACGAGGGCCTCCTCGAGCTGAAGGTGCTCGAGGACGCGCCGAACCACTCCCTGCTCGTCACGGGCGACTCCGTGGTGGCGGTCGTCGACGTCGGCGAGCAGGTCGCCGGCCTGACCACCGACGACGGCGACTTCGTCGAGGGCGCCGACGACTACTACGCCGACGAGTGGGAGCGCGCCGAGGCCTACTCGCTGCGGACGCCGCCGATCAGCCAGGTCCGCGAGACCCTCGAGTCCGACATCGGCCCGGAGGCCGCCTCCGACTTCGAAGGCGTGCTCGCGTCGCTGCAGACCGCCCGCGGCGACGGCGACGGCCTCGACGAGGTGACGATCAGCCTGCTCGTGGCCGCCAAGAACGGCGAACTGCTGTACGACATCAGCAAGTGGGGCGAGGACATCGGCCTCGCCAGCAAGGCCACCTTCTCCCGCACCAAGACCACGCTGGAGGACATGGGCCTCATCGACACCGAGAAGGTGCCCATCGACGTCGGCCGCCCGCGCCTGCGCCTGATGCTCGGCGACGAGCGCCTCCAGGGCGCCGACACGGACGAACTGGCCAACGTGGCCCAGAGCATGCTCGCCTCCTGA
- a CDS encoding YcaO-like family protein, whose product MDTDVALVGSGPAAEAALAALSDADLAVEGGASAIDSARAAVVVDRVGADAFDRANELARETGTPWLAVELGGVGGYPVVDAAVAGFDPGRECYDCLRGRVASNVDDEAEPTPAPDGPTQRLAGAIAGRRVVALFEGDEEAAPLGRVIEVPHAERRFLPLPGCHCGDERDHRPRRDDDPVDVETALALAEQGLDDRTGIVQTVGEAHSYPAPYYLAELCDTSGFSDATAPRKAAGVAVDWDSAFMKALGESLERYAAGVYDETDTRAAAADDLEAVVEPSRFVAPGEAPEGELEWVAAENLDSETEHWVPADLVFHPPRSRDVRPAVTTGLGLGSSGVDALLSGLTEVIERDAAMLSWYSTYEPLGLAVEDEGYQTLAARARSEGLTATPLLLTQDVDVPVVAVAVHRDGDWPRFAVGSAADLDPARAARGALEEAVQNWTELRSMGPVQSAEESGAIGEYAEFPEAAREFVDPAQTIPADSVGPDEVPEGEAALDALVDRLSAAGLEAYATRTTTRDLELLGFEAVRVLIPEAQPLFFGDSFFGERAERVPDDLGFEPRPDRDHHPFP is encoded by the coding sequence ATGGACACAGACGTCGCGCTCGTCGGCTCGGGGCCGGCCGCCGAGGCCGCCCTGGCCGCGCTCTCGGACGCCGACCTCGCCGTCGAGGGCGGAGCGTCCGCCATCGACTCCGCCCGGGCGGCCGTCGTCGTCGACCGGGTCGGCGCAGACGCCTTCGACCGCGCGAACGAACTGGCCCGCGAGACGGGCACGCCGTGGCTGGCCGTGGAGCTCGGCGGCGTCGGCGGCTACCCCGTCGTCGACGCCGCCGTCGCCGGCTTCGATCCCGGTCGGGAGTGCTACGACTGCCTGCGCGGCCGGGTCGCGTCGAACGTCGACGACGAGGCCGAGCCGACGCCGGCGCCGGACGGCCCGACCCAGCGGCTGGCGGGCGCCATCGCCGGGCGCCGCGTCGTCGCCCTGTTCGAGGGCGACGAGGAGGCGGCGCCGCTGGGCCGCGTGATCGAGGTGCCCCACGCTGAACGGCGGTTCCTCCCGCTGCCCGGCTGCCACTGCGGCGACGAGCGAGACCACCGACCCCGCCGGGACGACGACCCCGTCGACGTCGAGACGGCGCTGGCCCTCGCCGAGCAGGGGCTGGACGACCGGACCGGCATCGTCCAGACCGTCGGCGAGGCCCACTCCTACCCGGCGCCGTACTACCTCGCGGAGCTCTGTGACACGTCCGGGTTCAGCGACGCGACGGCCCCGCGGAAGGCCGCCGGCGTCGCCGTCGACTGGGACAGCGCGTTCATGAAGGCCCTCGGCGAGTCCCTCGAGCGCTACGCCGCGGGCGTCTACGACGAGACCGACACCCGGGCCGCGGCGGCGGACGACCTGGAGGCGGTCGTCGAGCCGTCGCGGTTCGTCGCGCCGGGCGAGGCACCCGAGGGCGAACTGGAGTGGGTCGCCGCGGAGAACCTCGATTCGGAGACGGAGCACTGGGTCCCCGCGGACCTGGTCTTCCATCCGCCGCGCTCCCGGGACGTCCGGCCCGCCGTCACGACCGGTCTCGGCCTCGGGTCGTCCGGCGTCGACGCGCTCCTGTCGGGCCTGACGGAAGTGATCGAGCGCGACGCCGCCATGCTGTCGTGGTACTCGACCTACGAGCCCCTCGGGCTGGCCGTCGAGGACGAGGGCTACCAGACGCTGGCCGCCCGGGCGCGCTCCGAGGGGCTGACCGCGACGCCGCTGCTGCTGACCCAGGACGTCGACGTTCCGGTGGTGGCCGTGGCTGTACACCGGGACGGCGACTGGCCCCGCTTCGCCGTGGGGTCGGCCGCCGACCTCGATCCGGCACGGGCCGCCCGCGGCGCGCTGGAGGAGGCCGTCCAGAACTGGACGGAGCTGCGGAGCATGGGCCCCGTGCAATCGGCCGAGGAGAGCGGCGCGATCGGCGAGTACGCCGAGTTCCCCGAGGCGGCCCGCGAGTTCGTCGACCCGGCCCAGACCATCCCCGCCGACTCGGTCGGGCCCGACGAGGTGCCCGAGGGCGAGGCCGCGCTGGACGCGCTCGTGGATCGACTCTCCGCGGCCGGGTTAGAGGCCTACGCGACCCGGACGACGACGCGGGACCTGGAGCTGCTCGGGTTCGAGGCGGTTCGAGTGTTGATCCCCGAGGCGCAGCCGCTGTTCTTCGGCGACTCGTTCTTCGGCGAGCGCGCCGAGCGGGTGCCCGACGACCTCGGGTTCGAGCCGCGGCCGGATCGTGATCATCACCCGTTCCCGTAA
- a CDS encoding DUF63 family protein → METQDALGDVDPLRGWLVAFVAFVGVVAAGAAAAPRLVWDRFLWQYFWGPVAADAQAANCAVREGSTVELLYEASACADARAADVVYAEPGYTLVSEVGYMVVLVFMLIGVYLLLEKYDLARELSLYYALVPFMLLGGTLRVVEDATDAAVGAGVAPALPYPWNSLLVSPVIYFVLFVITLGALLAVRRLDSAGVVDDAHEALLYLGSALLAGSLLYLLVLALTRDYVSLYLQMLVLTVGLATAIAYGAFRLVDARYEHVTAATGWVSFFVLWGHAIDGVANVLSADWLHEIGIPLQYYAKHPANRMIIAATETLQPASVSAAIGTSWPFLVVKMIVATLVLWLFTEDFVEDSPRYALVLLVAVTAVGLGPGTRDMVRVTFGI, encoded by the coding sequence ATGGAGACCCAGGACGCGCTTGGCGACGTCGACCCGCTCCGGGGGTGGCTGGTGGCGTTCGTCGCGTTCGTCGGCGTCGTCGCGGCGGGGGCGGCCGCGGCGCCGCGGCTCGTGTGGGACCGGTTCCTCTGGCAGTACTTCTGGGGCCCGGTCGCCGCGGACGCGCAGGCGGCCAACTGCGCGGTCCGCGAGGGATCGACGGTCGAGTTGCTGTACGAGGCGAGCGCCTGCGCCGACGCGCGGGCCGCCGACGTCGTCTACGCCGAGCCGGGGTACACCCTGGTCTCGGAGGTCGGCTACATGGTCGTCCTCGTGTTCATGCTGATCGGGGTGTACCTGCTGCTGGAGAAGTACGACCTGGCGCGGGAGCTGTCGCTGTACTACGCGCTGGTCCCGTTCATGCTGCTCGGCGGGACGCTGCGGGTGGTCGAGGACGCCACGGACGCCGCGGTCGGCGCGGGCGTCGCGCCGGCCCTGCCGTACCCGTGGAACTCGCTTTTGGTGAGCCCGGTCATCTACTTCGTGCTGTTCGTCATCACGCTGGGCGCGCTGCTGGCGGTGCGCCGTCTCGACTCGGCCGGGGTCGTCGACGACGCCCACGAGGCGCTGCTGTACCTCGGAAGCGCGCTGCTGGCGGGCTCGCTGCTGTACCTGCTCGTGCTGGCGCTGACACGCGACTACGTCAGCCTGTACCTGCAGATGCTCGTCCTGACCGTCGGACTGGCGACGGCCATCGCCTACGGCGCCTTCCGCCTGGTCGACGCCAGGTACGAGCACGTCACCGCCGCGACCGGCTGGGTGAGCTTCTTCGTCCTCTGGGGGCACGCCATCGACGGCGTGGCCAACGTCCTCTCGGCCGACTGGCTGCACGAGATCGGCATCCCGCTGCAGTACTACGCCAAGCACCCTGCCAACCGGATGATCATCGCCGCCACGGAGACGCTCCAGCCGGCCTCCGTGAGCGCGGCGATCGGCACCTCGTGGCCGTTCCTCGTCGTGAAGATGATCGTCGCCACGCTCGTGCTGTGGCTGTTCACCGAGGACTTCGTCGAGGACAGCCCCCGCTACGCGCTGGTCCTGCTCGTCGCCGTGACCGCCGTCGGACTCGGGCCGGGGACCCGCGACATGGTGCGGGTGACGTTCGGGATCTGA
- a CDS encoding inositol monophosphatase family protein codes for MTDAHHRAAIAERAARAGGVVAREGFRGDHAVETKANKNDVVTQLDRDAQRQVVATVREEFPDDAFVCEETVARGDGADLVDDVPETGPAWIVDPIDGTTNFVHGNRTWATAVAAMEDGEPAAAAVYLPSQEELYAGGPDSATRDGESLSVSDRTDPERFVVAPVGWFGMDDRDAFAALCRAVVERFGDMRRIGSFQATLAQVADGALEGLVCPHATHVWDTAAGVHLVREAGGTVTDVHGDRWRHDSEGLVASNGEAHDVLVEAAQDARN; via the coding sequence ATGACGGACGCACACCACCGGGCGGCGATCGCCGAGCGCGCGGCGCGGGCCGGCGGCGTCGTCGCGCGGGAGGGCTTCCGCGGCGACCACGCCGTCGAGACCAAGGCCAACAAGAACGACGTGGTGACGCAGCTGGACCGCGACGCCCAGCGCCAGGTGGTGGCCACCGTCCGCGAGGAGTTCCCCGACGACGCCTTCGTCTGCGAGGAGACGGTCGCCCGCGGCGACGGCGCCGACCTCGTCGACGACGTGCCGGAGACGGGGCCGGCGTGGATCGTCGACCCGATCGACGGCACGACGAACTTCGTCCACGGGAACCGCACCTGGGCGACGGCGGTCGCCGCGATGGAGGACGGCGAGCCGGCCGCCGCCGCGGTCTACCTCCCCTCGCAGGAGGAACTCTACGCCGGGGGCCCCGACAGCGCGACCCGGGACGGCGAGTCGCTGTCGGTCAGCGACCGGACCGATCCGGAGCGGTTCGTCGTCGCGCCGGTCGGCTGGTTCGGTATGGACGACCGCGACGCCTTCGCGGCCCTCTGTCGCGCCGTGGTCGAGCGGTTCGGCGACATGCGCCGCATCGGCTCGTTCCAGGCCACGCTCGCGCAGGTCGCCGACGGCGCCCTGGAGGGGCTGGTCTGCCCCCACGCGACCCACGTCTGGGACACCGCCGCCGGCGTCCACCTCGTCCGCGAAGCGGGCGGGACCGTCACCGACGTCCACGGAGACCGCTGGCGCCACGACAGCGAGGGCCTGGTCGCCTCCAACGGCGAGGCCCACGACGTCCTCGTGGAGGCGGCTCAGGACGCCCGAAACTGA
- a CDS encoding DUF309 domain-containing protein, with the protein MDEHTRDPSVAPPAGNPTGWREDGQWEHATLRRAVVHGVRLYNAGEFHESHDCFEVEWYNYGTGSTESAFLHGMVQVAAGAYKHFDFENDDGMRSLFRTALQYLQGVPNDYYGVDLLDVRTVLNNALNDPTELHGWQIRLDGEEPVARDVDFEYAASLE; encoded by the coding sequence ATGGACGAGCACACGCGGGACCCCTCGGTCGCGCCGCCGGCGGGGAACCCGACGGGCTGGCGCGAGGACGGCCAGTGGGAGCACGCGACGCTGCGGCGGGCCGTGGTCCACGGCGTGCGACTCTACAACGCGGGGGAGTTCCACGAGTCCCACGACTGCTTCGAGGTCGAGTGGTACAACTACGGCACGGGGAGCACCGAGAGCGCCTTCCTGCACGGGATGGTCCAGGTCGCCGCCGGCGCGTACAAGCACTTCGACTTCGAGAACGACGACGGGATGCGGAGCCTGTTCCGGACCGCGCTGCAGTACCTCCAGGGCGTCCCGAACGACTACTACGGCGTCGACCTGCTAGACGTCCGGACCGTCCTGAACAACGCGCTGAACGATCCGACCGAACTCCACGGGTGGCAGATCCGCCTGGACGGCGAGGAACCGGTCGCGCGGGACGTCGACTTCGAGTACGCGGCGTCGCTCGAATAG
- a CDS encoding succinylglutamate desuccinylase/aspartoacylase domain-containing protein, translated as MRIETLGDGEPEVAVVGGIHGDEPAGVHAVETLLEERPEVERPVALVVANEEAIAAGERYLEADLNRSFPGSPDAETHEERLAAELVDAVGDCTTLALHTTQSYGGLFALVDEVDDLARSVCPRLSVDAVVEVGPVAEGRVFASIPDTIEVECGYQGSEAAKDNAVQVAREFLRAVGALPGEAERKRDELPVFRLGGPVAKQSAEVYEVYATNFEEVAAGEAFAAADGDPVHAEEPFHPVLMSSEGYEDVFGYTAERVGTL; from the coding sequence ATGCGGATAGAGACGCTAGGCGACGGGGAGCCGGAGGTCGCCGTGGTCGGCGGCATCCACGGGGACGAGCCGGCGGGGGTCCACGCCGTCGAGACGCTGCTGGAGGAGCGACCGGAGGTCGAGCGGCCGGTGGCGCTGGTCGTCGCGAACGAGGAGGCCATCGCGGCGGGCGAGCGGTACCTCGAGGCCGACCTCAACCGCTCGTTCCCGGGGTCGCCGGACGCCGAGACCCACGAGGAGCGACTGGCCGCGGAACTGGTCGACGCGGTCGGCGACTGCACGACGCTGGCGCTGCACACCACCCAGTCCTACGGGGGCCTGTTCGCGCTGGTCGACGAGGTCGACGACCTCGCGCGGTCGGTGTGTCCCCGCCTCTCGGTCGACGCCGTCGTCGAGGTGGGGCCCGTCGCCGAGGGCCGGGTCTTCGCGTCGATCCCCGACACGATCGAGGTGGAGTGCGGCTACCAGGGCTCGGAGGCCGCGAAGGACAACGCCGTGCAGGTGGCCCGGGAGTTCCTCCGTGCGGTCGGCGCCCTCCCGGGCGAGGCCGAGCGCAAGCGCGACGAACTGCCGGTGTTCCGGCTGGGCGGGCCCGTGGCCAAGCAGTCGGCGGAGGTCTACGAGGTGTACGCGACGAACTTCGAGGAGGTCGCCGCGGGCGAGGCGTTCGCGGCGGCCGACGGCGACCCCGTCCACGCGGAGGAGCCCTTCCACCCCGTGTTGATGTCCTCGGAGGGCTACGAGGACGTGTTCGGGTACACGGCAGAGCGCGTCGGGACGCTGTGA
- a CDS encoding UPF0179 family protein, protein MPTVTLVGTRLAEPGTEFVFHGEASGCEGCPYRDQCLNLTEDRKYRVVDVREGGQTLDCAVHDGGVRAVEVEPAPIRANVPSKSAFGGSSVALAGPCPHTDCPSHEFCVPDGAGFDEEHRIEEVVGDPPHDHCALGRDLTLVEFEPPDEE, encoded by the coding sequence ATGCCGACCGTCACGCTCGTCGGGACCCGGCTCGCCGAGCCCGGGACGGAGTTCGTGTTCCACGGCGAGGCCAGCGGCTGCGAGGGGTGTCCCTACCGCGACCAGTGCCTGAACCTCACCGAGGACCGGAAGTACCGCGTCGTCGACGTCCGCGAGGGCGGCCAGACGCTGGACTGCGCCGTCCACGACGGCGGCGTCCGCGCGGTCGAGGTCGAACCCGCTCCGATCCGGGCCAACGTCCCCAGCAAGTCCGCCTTCGGCGGCAGCAGCGTCGCTCTCGCGGGCCCCTGTCCGCACACCGACTGCCCCAGCCACGAGTTCTGCGTGCCCGACGGGGCCGGCTTCGACGAGGAGCACCGCATCGAGGAAGTCGTCGGCGACCCGCCCCACGACCACTGCGCGCTAGGTCGGGACCTGACGCTCGTCGAGTTCGAACCGCCGGACGAAGAGTGA
- a CDS encoding DUF5820 family protein, whose amino-acid sequence MSLDDAPRGWEVWSDEPDKVVLAYRPDVFDGGDLPPQCMPTLYLTRGRRDRRPGGQRAGASWYVTLYLEPEVDREVGSYPTRAEAEDAATDVAADFDAGEVDHRDFYQVPREEYLDRLDELTGRDDDG is encoded by the coding sequence ATGAGTCTCGACGACGCGCCCCGGGGGTGGGAGGTCTGGAGCGACGAGCCCGACAAGGTCGTCCTCGCGTACCGGCCAGACGTCTTCGACGGCGGCGACCTTCCACCCCAGTGCATGCCGACGCTCTACCTCACTCGCGGGCGGCGGGACCGCCGCCCCGGCGGCCAGCGCGCCGGTGCCTCCTGGTACGTCACGCTCTATCTGGAGCCCGAGGTGGACCGCGAGGTCGGCTCATACCCCACCCGCGCCGAGGCCGAAGACGCCGCGACCGACGTCGCCGCAGACTTCGACGCCGGCGAGGTCGACCACCGCGACTTCTATCAGGTCCCCAGAGAAGAGTACCTCGACCGGCTGGACGAACTGACCGGCCGCGACGACGACGGCTGA
- a CDS encoding PrkA family serine protein kinase, translated as MTGTKETLEELSAEYQDAIPADLRTTHSFDWYLEQLYDDPRIARNAHQRVADMFDYYGTEYDEDTGVVEYKLASEDPLHDGENTFYGRNIHEAMHEFVNKVKSGARGLGPEKRIKLLLGPVGSGKSDFDRQVRRYFEDYTQREEGRMYTFRWTNLCDVIPDQDPADDVVRSPMNQDPLVLLPQEQRERVIEDINEELDAPYTIRNEQALDPASEFYMDRLLAHYDDDLQSVLNDHVEVVRLVADENQRRAVETFEPKDKKNQDETELTGDVNYSKIAIYGESDPRAFDYSGAFCNANRGIFSGEELLKLQREFLYDFLHATQEQTIKPKNNPRIDIDQVIVGRTNMPEYRDKKGDEKMEAFNDRTKRIDFPYVLQYEEEAKIYEKMLANADLPDIQVEPHTLEMAGLFGVLTRVEEPDAEAVDLLQKAKAYNGEIGEADDVDVKKLRDEAEDKADVGEGMNGVSARFIGDEIAEAIMDSMHRDRQFLSPLTTFNHFEENLENHGSIAEEEFETYYRYLELVREEYKERAIEDVRHALAYDVDEIQRQGEKYMDHVMAYIDDDTVEDELTGREQEPDEQFLRSVEEKLDLPEDRKDDFRQEVSNWVSRRAREGDTFNPQDNDRLRRALERKLWEDKKHNINFSALVSSGEMDDDERNEWIDALIEQGYSEEGAKEVLEFAGAEVAKSEMED; from the coding sequence ATGACAGGCACCAAAGAGACACTCGAAGAGCTGAGCGCGGAGTACCAGGACGCGATTCCCGCCGACCTCCGGACGACCCACTCGTTCGACTGGTACCTCGAGCAGCTGTACGACGATCCGAGGATCGCACGCAACGCCCACCAGCGCGTTGCCGACATGTTCGACTACTACGGCACGGAGTACGACGAGGACACCGGCGTCGTGGAGTACAAGCTCGCCTCGGAGGACCCGTTACACGACGGCGAGAACACCTTCTACGGGCGCAACATCCACGAGGCGATGCACGAGTTCGTCAACAAGGTGAAGTCGGGCGCCCGCGGGCTCGGTCCGGAGAAGCGGATCAAGCTCCTCCTGGGGCCGGTCGGCTCCGGCAAGTCCGACTTCGACCGGCAGGTCCGTCGGTACTTCGAGGACTACACCCAGCGCGAGGAGGGCCGGATGTACACCTTCCGCTGGACGAACCTCTGCGACGTCATCCCGGACCAGGACCCGGCCGACGACGTCGTCCGCTCGCCGATGAACCAGGACCCGCTCGTGCTCCTCCCCCAGGAGCAGCGCGAGCGCGTCATCGAGGACATCAACGAGGAGCTGGACGCGCCGTACACCATCCGCAACGAGCAGGCGCTGGACCCGGCCAGCGAGTTCTACATGGACCGGCTGCTGGCCCACTACGACGACGACCTCCAGTCCGTCCTGAACGACCACGTCGAGGTCGTCCGTCTCGTGGCCGACGAGAACCAGCGCCGCGCCGTCGAGACCTTCGAGCCCAAGGACAAGAAGAACCAGGACGAGACGGAGCTGACGGGCGACGTCAACTACTCGAAGATCGCCATCTACGGCGAATCGGACCCGCGGGCGTTCGACTACTCCGGGGCGTTCTGTAACGCCAACCGCGGCATCTTCTCCGGCGAGGAGCTACTCAAACTCCAGCGGGAGTTCCTCTACGACTTCCTCCACGCCACCCAGGAGCAGACGATCAAGCCCAAGAACAACCCCCGGATCGACATCGACCAGGTGATCGTCGGGCGCACCAACATGCCCGAGTACCGGGACAAGAAGGGCGACGAGAAGATGGAGGCGTTCAACGACCGGACCAAGCGGATCGACTTCCCGTACGTCCTCCAGTACGAGGAGGAGGCCAAGATCTACGAGAAGATGCTGGCCAACGCCGACCTGCCGGACATCCAGGTCGAGCCCCACACCCTGGAGATGGCCGGCCTGTTCGGCGTGCTCACCCGCGTCGAGGAGCCCGACGCGGAGGCCGTCGACCTCCTCCAGAAGGCCAAGGCCTACAACGGCGAGATCGGCGAGGCCGACGACGTCGACGTCAAGAAGCTCCGCGACGAGGCCGAGGACAAGGCCGACGTCGGCGAGGGCATGAACGGCGTCTCCGCGCGGTTCATCGGCGACGAGATCGCCGAGGCGATCATGGACTCGATGCACCGCGATCGGCAGTTCCTCTCCCCGCTGACGACCTTCAACCACTTCGAGGAGAACTTAGAGAACCACGGTTCCATCGCGGAGGAGGAGTTCGAGACCTACTACCGCTACCTCGAGCTCGTCCGCGAGGAGTACAAGGAGCGGGCCATCGAGGACGTGCGCCACGCGCTGGCCTACGACGTCGACGAGATCCAGCGCCAGGGCGAGAAGTACATGGACCACGTGATGGCCTACATCGACGACGACACCGTCGAGGACGAACTCACGGGCCGCGAGCAGGAGCCCGACGAGCAGTTCCTCCGCAGCGTCGAGGAGAAACTGGACCTGCCGGAGGACCGCAAGGACGACTTCCGCCAGGAAGTGAGCAACTGGGTCTCCCGCCGGGCCCGCGAGGGCGACACGTTCAACCCGCAGGACAACGACCGCCTGCGCCGCGCCCTGGAGCGAAAGCTCTGGGAGGACAAGAAGCACAACATCAACTTCTCGGCGCTGGTCTCCAGCGGCGAGATGGACGACGACGAGCGCAACGAGTGGATCGACGCGCTCATCGAGCAGGGCTACTCCGAGGAGGGCGCGAAGGAGGTGCTCGAGTTCGCCGGCGCGGAGGTCGCCAAAAGCGAGATGGAAGACTGA